Proteins from one Cryptomeria japonica chromosome 4, Sugi_1.0, whole genome shotgun sequence genomic window:
- the LOC131074084 gene encoding WUSCHEL-related homeobox 9-like — protein sequence MTSNRHWPNLFKSKPSTSQHQWHQMTTSSNISGPNLSSNEAGTSSREEEREREKEKEKERNPDPKLRWNPKPEQIRILESIFNSGMVNPPREEIQKIRMQLEVYGQVGDASVSYWFHNRKSRTKQKQRHLQASAEKSSKSSATGQSCFDQYGVTLPNNNTSSFIGELPSSLLPCSASFPMQYLGYQQTEGINTAQYLNMEVAQMWNEGTSCTGNIHGMSNIPQNQQTYSSFLYNEGQAYPPYVDHHAAAETFKPHQNLLSPPLNDSTIIHSGAESRVSSSNASSFTVFINDIPINVPMGPINNNTNSFIGELPSSLLPCSASFPMQYLGYQQTEGINTAQYLNMEVAQMWNEGTSCTGNIHGMSNIPQNQQTYSSFLHNEGQAYPPYVDHHAGAETFKPHQNLLSPPLNDSTIIHSGAESRVSSSNASSFTVFINDIPIDVPMGPINNNTNSFIGELPSSLLPCSASFPMQYLGYQQTEGINTAQYLNMEVAQMWNEGTSCTGNIHGMSNIPQNQQTYSSFLHNEGQAYPPYVDHHAGAETFKPHQNLLSPPLNDSTIIHSGAESRVSSSNASSFTVFINDIPIDVPMGPINVKALFGPNAVLFHYYGQPVIMDEQGFTLQALQQGAMYYLMQI from the exons ATGACATCCAACAGGCATTGGCCAAATCTCTTCAAATCGAAGCCCTCAACTTCTCAACATCAATGGCATCAAATGACCACCTCTTCAAACATCTCCGGCCCAAACTTGTCCTCTAATGAAG CAGGAACATCGTCacgggaggaagagagagagagggagaaggagaaggagaaagagaggaACCCAGACCCAAAACTCAGATGGAATCCTAAGCCAGAACAGATTCGAATTCTGGAGAGCATATTCAATTCTGGTATGGTGAATCCTCCGAGAGAAGAGATACAGAAGATCAGGATGCAACTTGAAGTATATGGCCAAGTGGGAGATGCCAGTGTTTCCTACTGGTTTCACAACAGAAAATCCCGAACCAAGCAAAAACAACGCCATCTTCAGGCTTCTGCTGAAAAATCCTCTAAATCCTCTGCCACTGGGCAAAGCTGTTTTGACCAATATGGTGTTACCCTTCCCAATAACAATACAAGCTCTTTCATTGGAGAACTGCCTTCCTCTCTGCTGCCTTGTTCTGCCTCATTTCCAATGCAGTACTTGGGTTATCAGCAGACTGAGGGAATTAATACCGCGCAATACCTCAACATGGAAGTAGCACAAATGTGGAATGAAGGTACATCATGTACTGGCAATATTCATGGAATGTCCAATATACCTCAGAATCAACAGACCTATTCTTCATTTCTATACAATGAAGGACAAGCTTATCCTCCATATGTGGATCACCATGCAGCAGCTGAGACCTTTAAACCCCACCAAAATCTCTTATCACCGCCTCTGAATGACAGCACTATTATTCATTCAGGCGCCG AATCGAGAGTGAGCAGCTCGAATGCTTCTTCATTCACCGTTTTTATCAATGATATTCCAATCAATGTTCCAATGGGTCCTATCAACAACAATACAAACTCTTTCATTGGAGAACTGCCTTCCTCTCTGCTGCCTTGTTCTGCCTCATTTCCAATGCAGTACTTGGGTTATCAGCAGACTGAGGGAATTAATACTGCGCAATACCTCAACATGGAAGTAGCACAAATGTGGAATGAAGGTACATCATGTACTGGCAATATTCATGGAATGTCCAACATACCTCAGAATCAACAGACCTATTCTTCATTTCTACACAATGAAGGACAAGCTTATCCTCCATATGTGGATCACCATGCAGGAGCTGAGACCTTTAAACCGCACCAAAATCTCTTATCACCACCTCTGAATGACAGCACTATTATTCATTCAGGTGCCG AATCGAGAGTGAGCAGCTCGAATGCTTCTTCATTCACCGTTTTTATCAATGATATTCCAATCGATGTTCCAATGGGTCCTATCAACAACAATACAAACTCTTTCATTGGAGAACTGCCTTCCTCTCTGCTGCCTTGTTCTGCCTCATTTCCAATGCAGTACTTGGGTTATCAGCAGACTGAGGGAATTAATACTGCGCAATACCTCAACATGGAAGTAGCACAAATGTGGAATGAAGGTACATCATGTACTGGCAATATTCATGGAATGTCCAATATACCTCAGAATCAACAGACCTATTCTTCATTTCTACACAATGAAGGACAAGCTTATCCTCCATATGTGGATCACCATGCAGGAGCTGAGACCTTTAAACCGCACCAAAATCTCTTATCACCACCTCTGAACGACAGCACTATTATTCATTCAGGTGCCG AATCGAGAGTGAGCAGCTCGAATGCTTCTTCATTCACCGTTTTTATCAATGATATTCCAATCGATGTTCCAATGGGTCCTATCAATGTGAAGGCCCTCTTCGGTCCAAATGCTGTTCTGTTTCATTACTACGGCCAACCAGTAATAATGGATGAACAGGGATTCACTTTGCAAGCCCTGCAACAAGGAGCTATGTATTACTTG ATGCAAATATGA